The DNA sequence AACGAAATGAAAAGAGACCTggcaaaagaaataataatgataaaaatgattttaaactCAGTTCGAAACTTCGAACGTTCGTGAAGACCGTGAGTCTTACTTTATTCGCGATTTTACTATAAGCCGAAATCCTTggacgttttatttattaacttaactaattatgaactttattaatttaacttacaCATATTTAGATAAGTTAAAGCTTATTCTACAATATAAAGGATAAATTAGATCAATTATAGAATCATTCCCGTTTTAATGAGAATAAATTACTCAGTCTATTGTATCAATCACTTAATTAGTTATCCTTTGACAACACTAGTCAACAAAATTTAACGTGTTTGGAAACAAATAAACATGTATCAATTCATctactcatttttatataaattattagataaatatttacgaagttaaaattttaacgacTTGAAACTTGTCCGTTCTATATAATGTCGACGAATTGGATCAATTATTTCAACAAAAGTTCATTTTGATACTAATTTTCATGTTAACGAAGATCTCTATAAAAAAaggtctgtaaataaataataataaaattataaaagtaatcaaAAGGTTTGCAACCtctgatattaatttataatgataatttagcCGTTGTTATCAgttgaaactaaaatatatgaGACTGTAGTTTAAAAgtgaagtataattatataattaaaataatttaattactatttatcgCTATAGTTTCCAAAATTTCAAAATCCAACTATTAAAGAACAAAAACTTCACAAAAAAATcctaattaatgttaatttattttttacaccaAACACGATCGTGAAAGTACCACACGTTTGGAgtatttgtagttttttataagattttagcGCTAAAATGATCATTTTTATTGCACAATGCTGAAAACGCCGATCGGCGTCCCATATTATCCTAATGAGGTGTGGAGGACGCCCATCGGCGTTCGCGACGAAAACCTTCCCGCACCTGGCTAATAAGCGTAATTTTTATCGCCGCAGGGAATgggttaaccgacttccaaagaagaggaggttctcaatttgattgtttttttttttaaatatattctgtCACGTCAGAACTGACAGGGCCAACTGATTtcaatgataatttttataatcgaaAGATTTAATTGAAGAGGTATTAAGATCTGACAAGAGATATCATTCATCATCGGTTCAGCCacttgtagtccactgctggacataggcctccacaagttcgcgccataaatggcgtgaactcatgtgttttgcccatagtcaacacgctgggcaggtggattggtgaccgtagggctggctttgtcgtactgaagatgctgctgcccattTTTGGCTTCCTTGATTCCTTTTggcttggatggttatcccgcttcagtcggcttttttaagtttcaaggtggtagtggaactatgttatcccttagttgttttacgacacccacgggaagagggggtggctagttccttttgaccgccatagtcacctatacttgacaagggctcgcgagttctgtgcgccagcgacgtctataggtgacaaaaaacccggaccacaaaaaattaaataaaattattaaaatatatttctagtattttaatttaacatttctgaaaatagaatatccctgcAACATtcgagtataaaaaacaagtcttttagagctacacgtactgagaaacattgaaataaaaacatgcattctttttccacgtaaatgatatgtccagaacgccgaagtgtaaataatacatatatataaataaatatattttacacacaagactcggggtgggaatcgaacccgtaacctcCGGAGCAAatagcagggtcactacaaactgcgccaacgggctagttcaAATGGTGTAGATGTTTTTTTACCTTTTGACCAccgtagtcacctatacttgacaacggcTCGCGAGTCCTatgcgccagcgacgtctataggtgacaaaaaacccggactgcaaaaatattaattaaagttattaaataaatatttctagtattttaattcaacatttctgaaaatagaatatccctgcaacattcgaatataaaaatcaagtcttttagagctacaccTACTgataaacattgaaataaaaacatgcattcttattccacgCAAATGATACGCAATGATATGTCCAGAAagccgaagtcgtctatagttgaccgctagggttgtgacgcaagaggtataaataaataaatatttacaacatacacacgcggtcatctgttcctaaagtaagcaactttatgcttgtgttataacttggtaacagctgactggtatagctaaattttattgataagcatacatataaataatacatatataaataaatatatattacacacagactcggggtgggaatcgaacccataacctccggagcagaaagcacctgctgacctgtagtcactacaaactgcgccaacagacTAGTTAAAATGGTATAGATGTTTTaaagctattcaaaattcaactcaaacgtgttatattttctataaataatttgatatttgaataaaacaaaaggtaaaaaacataaaactatcatcagctaacacattaatatcaaattaataaaaaaatcaaatcaactaaaatcaatcaaatcgccataataaatctgatatctcaaatctggcgcatctctagcgcgtagtcattaatccgttctctacacgccgttgtcaagtatagacgacacCATGGAGcatctctatgctccatggacGACACGCTggtgacgtcataagcgaataaCGAGAAAACTAGTGCAGTGCAagacgagcgataccttagaacatcgtcgcattttggaaggcgtcgatgattttaataatatacaattactaataaaaaaaaaaaaaaatattttttcatttttttttatctaaggttacgattttctttctcattctcaaaatcatctggcagcatcaatatcatctctaacccccactatcataaaagctttttttctgagaCCCATGTCTTTGGTGTCGTAAAATCAAATGgctacttactcagtactgttttagtaatatttgctacctaagcaaaaaaaaaatatttaacgcatgtaaatatttcttttaatctaAGGCTGGCACCGACCGCatcgattatattaatttgcttcatcggatcaactactGAGTTGGGGAACAGTGGAACACGGGCACTATGGAAcagtgtcgataaaaatttgaattctaaaGTAATTCGTGTGGTAACGCTTCGACTAATTACAGCGCGTCCTGCGCCAAACGAGGACGTAGTGAAATATGGCGGCGTGACAACGATGGAACtgtgaatagaaaaatattgtattttttcttgttCAAAAAttgagatttcttttcaaagtactttctttttattaaaaaagtttaatgaataggtaaatgatatttttcttttcattaatCTTAATCATTTTGTCTATTTGAGACAATTGTGTGGAATGTTTAAAACATAatctaactttttataaaacttgttTAAAACTTTGGCTCTCTTATGGGGCACTATGGAACGGGGCACAGTGGAATATTGTTCTAATGAACCTtagataataaactattatctaataagataataattgtgtttgcaggcaaacgaaaaaacctacttcatttatattggtaagtaatacaacgtaggtagacgaaaaaatagtcaagtaaatacggatTATCAAAGgtcaatcaaaaagttgtaatcggatttcgataaaatttaaatgtgactacatgaagaacaccggctttcgattaaattaaaaatcatcaaaatcggtgcacccagtaaaaagttatgcagattttcgagtttccttcgatttctctaggatctatCTCCTagggttatctcctttccaacaaaaaaagaattatcaaaatcggttcataaacgacgaaattatccccgaacataaataaaaaaaatatatatcgaatcggtcgaattgagtaacctcctcctttttgtaagtcggtaaaaaaattacaaatttgaattcggttaattttttaaaattacttttcatatatgtatatcgattcgattcgaaatcgatatatagcctgCGGCTTCCTTGGGTGCGACACACGACGACGCGtgcgattatttttgtaatgtttgttttttatttatgttattgttattgtaagtatatagCAAGATAACTCAggaataatattgaaaaaatagaCTTacctagattatataagtagtcattaattgcataaaaaccaacaaaaataaGTCATTATGTGGTACctactcgataacgactcttggcaacactatttttttcgtaggtatttttgtttattttaccgTGGCTCCACACATGGCTATTTGTGTTTGCGTATTTGCCATATTTGACAAATAACTTCCATGTGTGGAGAGTATATTTGCCAAATTTATTGCCGTATTTCCCTATTTGGCAAATATGGTCAATAAAAAATACGGCTTACCGAACTTCTGTCGGTTTTGCAAGGCATATCAAAGgccaatatcaaaaaaaaaagtttaattttttgatatttgtcTCCATGTGTAGGCGGTTGTATCGTCTATTTGCCCGTACGtcaaatattttgtcaaaaacaacaaatactGAACAGCAAACACAAATAGCCATGTGTGGAGCCACctttatgccttggcgtacaggtGGCGTACAGGGTAAGGGAATGGAtttgaggcgtggcggtcaaaaggtttgCCGTAGCCATACATCTCAGTTATATCTATTAAGacctatttactttttttttatcgacttacgttgtattatattataaccaTATAACTTTTGCACTGgttgcaccgattttgatgattctttttttaattaaaagatgatacttgtcatgtagtttcatttaaattagatCGAGATCTGACGGCCACTGTTTGAGTACCTAATGATAACgcgtatattatatacatacgagAGAGACATATAATAGTTGAAGTATATACGGTATATACTTCAACTATTTTCTCGTGTACCTGCGTTGTATTGCTTATCGAAGTAattgaattacttttttttgtttcaagcCAACTCAATTATAACTATAGTAGAGACAAAGTTTCATCAACAaactaataattttgtaaaatctaaaAACAAATTTGAGCAGTATCTACCTTTCGTTATTTGAACTGGAAAAAAATCTgcggtttttattttatcttcaaATAGGTCGGCAACCAAGTGTACTGCTCACCTATTGGTAAGGGCTATATATTCAAAGTACTCTGTGGGTAAgggattaccgtagtttatagacccAACAGcaaaagcatcacaagcgcgttgtcgacgcTAGTCCCAACAGCGAAAATGTTGTTCAAATGCCaaagtactttttaaccgacttccaaaaaaggagtaggttattcaattcgatgaattattatatataggtatatattgtatgttcggggacaactttgtagtttatgaaccgattttgataattcttttttttttgttggaaaggaaatatcccaagtgtggtacctacagttagggaaaccaggatctgataatagaatcccagagaaatcgagggaaatcctcgaaaatcgtattGACGACTAgtgattttgttaattttttcgtctacttactttgtacttgtcgatgtaattgaagttggttttttttttcgtttgcgagcaaacacaatttttaattttttgttactttctGTCAAACAGTATAGGTTATAAATTAGTTAGGAGATTCTAAGAATAaacttttatgtttaaaaatatttatttattaggatattgttttataaagaaaagaaactatatttaatatatatatattttaatattaatatttgttagtttttatcaaaataattatttttcacgaCATGTCTTATACAttgcaaaataacatttctttcaTGTTGAATTTCTTTATGTAATAACTTTTCTAGAAGTGTAGATGgtaattttcttttcaattttacaACTCTATGTCTGCTTTTTAATTTGTCATGTCTTTGAAGTCGTTCGTTTTTCGATTGTAAGCATTTTGTTGATTTTAAGTCATCGTTCGTAATAGGTTCAATTTTGGTGATACTTTGTTCCTCAGGTCCACTTTCGTTGTCACTCTCATTATGGCAGGATGAATTATTTTCAGGTTTTGAGACTTCtgcttttttattacttaatttttcacattttataCCAATACTTACATCATTATTGATATCTAGAtttattttacgattttctGCAGTTACACCATCTAACTTTTTTGACAATTTAATAGTTGCTTGTTTAGTGTTCTCTTCCATGTCTTCTTCATCAGTAGACTCGTAATTACATATCAATGATGTTAAAGCTCCGCAAACAATTGGTTTTGAAACTATTTCTActtcttttatttctgttttaacATCATTATCATCTTCATCTTCTTCTATTAAAACATTGAATTCTTCTGGTGTGTCACTGTTTATACTATCATCAATCACTAAATCTTGAATACCTCTGAATGGTTGCAGTTTTCTAGTTTCTTCTTTAGGTGGAACTGTTTGATCCGTTTTATTCTTCACTGGCCTTTTGTTAATAGGCAGTTGTgagtttattttcttattattaaatgatttgTTGTGTTTGTAATGATTTAGGGTTTTCTGTCTTTTATTTTGAAAGCCTGGAATTAAATTACGTAAATTTGATAATGATTTCTGAACACTATAACcaaatttaacataaaacatCGGTTGAAATTTGGAATTGTTTAGCACGAATTTAAGAACGAAAAGGGGTGAGGGAGTCCCCCACTCAACCCCATACCACTCGCAATACAAGGTGTTGTCTTTAGGCAATGAactattcttgaaaaaaaaaagaaaacccaCCTAACCTAGCCTAACCTCAAAATTGGAACATTCTTCTGCATAATTTAGTTTCGTGACGTCTCTTAAATTGTTGCCAAACGATTCTAAATCCAACCCGAAATTAGgacaaaatctaaaataaaattaagttaattttaatatgtttttaatgaaGCAAGAAAGAATTCAATAAGGagaaaaataaatcatcaaatAAGGAGAAATTTTCTTACATACCAAGTTTGTCATTATTCAATCCCCGTCTGTCACGTTTTAATCCCATTTTTTCACCTCGTTtaattttctcttttatttcagcttgttttttttctatattttctttgGTAGGATATCTCTTTTTTCGTTCATCTCtccattttttaatttcttctgGGTTATCTAATTTACCAATACGCTTATATAAACCAGTAGCATGTTGCATTTGGATATGTTTTGTAATTACTTTCGGATGGGCTACAAATTGGCACCCATCTATGTTACATTTCTAAaaggaataaaatattaacacaatcataacataaaataaatattgaaaaacttAAATTCTAAATACACTCAATTTAAGTCGGCAGTGACTTTTCGTCGGATGCATAGGTGGCACGGAGCGTGGCATCATTTTGCACATTTTTAGCACATGTACACAAGTACGTCCTCGTCAttgaaaatattcaaatactaaatgttatataattaaatgacgccacgttggcgcaacggtcacagccatggattgtactggttgcggtttcgatacccgcacatgacaaacatttgtactggccatacaggTTTTAGCCTTGGtctacctcggagagcacgttaagtcgtcggtcccggttgttatcatgtacacctgatagcgattgttactcatagtagggaatatatcgccaacctgcattggagtagcgttgtggattaagctctaatccttttcctacatggaaaaagaggcctatgcccagtggtggggtattacaggcagaagtgttaaataaataaaagcattatacataaaattaaattaatgttgaaaCTTCTTTAAGACGTCGTGGGTGTCTTTTATACATTGTTTTAAGTTCTTAACTGCATTATTAGGTGCCTCCCTCTTCATAAAACAATgtacgttttaaataatttttctcacttctctatgtaaaaccatttcatagtttaaaaatttagtgCGCAATAGTATTTTAAGTCGACGTCGAAGTGTCAAACGAATACCACACCGgtatttgaatattttcaaTGATGAGGGTGAATTACCCGTATGCATGTACTAAAAACGTGAACGTGAAAATGATCCTGTGCACCGTACTCCATGCACCCGTCCTTGCGCAAAAACGGACAAAATTGATCGCGTCCCCGTGGCCGTTCCAACCGTGCATCGGACGAAAAATCACTACCACTTAAGACTTCTGCTTACCTGATGTTGCAGTTTATGCTTTTCTAAAAGATCACTGGTCATAAATCCTTTGTCACATGTTTCACACCAATAGTTTTCACTTCCTAGTGATGCTTGAGACGACCAAGGGGACccatagtaattatttttattcatattatggCCTTGTGGCCGAAAGTTTCGTTGCCATGGTATAGGTTGTGTATGTCCCATGTTATATCTATTTTGCGTAAAAGTATTCATGGCGTTTATTTCTCACACTATTCGAATGACAGTTAGTTCAAGTTTAAGACGAAAATGTTGATTATATACAAAtgttaaatcataaaaaatatatcacgtTCTACATTTCATATACGTATTACTTAATAACCAATTAATGATTTCACTGATTGAAATATTAGCAATTTAAAATGACACACTAAATAATAAGCTCTTAATTGTtccttttatacattttaatttggtcaaagagtataaatataaaagtaattttggcTGTCACATCACCACATGATTTAGTTTACTACAAGAAGACAAAACACAGCTTGTCAACTGTCAGTGTCAAATACTCGATACCCTTGCAGTGCTACCAACTCTTGGAAGTCTCTTGCAGTCAAAAGGGTCTGCATATTCTGCTCGTCTGGATTCCAGGCCATTCAGGCATTGCAGGCAATGAGACAGTAGATTCGTGTGCTAAAGCTGCAATCCAAACTGGTATCCTTGATCACTACAAAAACTCCTGCCAAGACCTTCGTTCCCTAGCCAAAATCCATATGGACAAGTCCTGGAATTTATCTTGgagttcatcaaaattggtaaagGGTAAATTTTACTCAAATATACAATCAGACATCCCAAGACGCCCTTGGTTTTCTCTTCATAGACATGCTCGTCGTTGGGTAACATCTAGCATATGTCGCTTACGTCTTGGCCATGCGTGTACACCTGTTCATCTGGCCAAAATCAGAGTTCGTGACCACTCATTGTGTGAATGTGGCCTTGACGAAGGCACGGTTTCCCATATCCTTTTTTCCTGTCCCAAACTCATCCGTCCTATATACGACATCCTTCCCCATGATATTCCCCGCCCtataaatgttcaatgtttGTTAATGTTGGTGTTTAGTCCCTATTGtagatttttgtgtaaatattttgaaataaataaaattaagttgtaaataaatcatgtgtctgtcctagtgtaattattttgtaatagtttagttactaacagctgtagtcttagtttaacattaaatgtttgtgttgttttaggttatggtgtaacaatgaaagtctgactattttgcctgttttcaaaattaaatagagaCTGTTATCTCTACTGCACCGACCaattaatctccttcgtgtgttctccactctacgtgacattggcggaatcaaccgtgctactttggcacaactgaaagccattaaaccaatcaatcaatcaatcaactcTTGGAAGTAGATTTCTATAATACTCGGTCAAAAAccttattgtttaattaaattaaaccttAATGTATAAttctcttaaaaaataaaattgcttaaaaaataaaattattaaaaaaaactatttagaatTCATTTACATTCGGCTACATTGTAAAATGATTGTAAACCTATTAATACAACAAAACCGGTAATAATGGtaaaaatttgacatttgacatATCACCAGACATGGGTTGCTATCCATTTACTAACACTCTGCATTATACTGCGCAACACTGACAAAAACTGACATTAACATGTGTAAGAGCGTTAAATCAAACAGTATAGTGTCAGAAACAACACTAGACGGCATTTTTTATCGGccttacttaaaaaaaagtaatttattattgcaTATACTCGTCAAAAGATAAGCTTGTTTTTTAAgaaatcttgttttttttttaaaacgcagattaaatccctaacggatgcctccAGCCCGGGGGAGCTCGAGGGTATGTACActtcgcacggactaaaacctcgACACGCCTGGGCAGAATCAAGGGGAAGCGGTTGCACTTCCGCGATCCCGCTAGCGGTTGCCTTTACCGTCCCCGTCCCCGAACCCCGTCACGATTAGTAACTCCTAAGAGGCTCTCTCGAGCACAAAGGTCGCCTCTCTTCTGAGGACCATGCAATGAGGACGATACACTCCCCGATCTATCAACCACTGGTCCGGCGTTACGGCGGCAGATTGGCCCGATAGGCCCTCCGTCACCGACCGTGCCTTCCACGACGGATCGGGAGCGAGTTTGGGTTTTGTTCTCGCTCCCGTTCTGCCGCTTCCTTCTGCAGCATTATAGATTTGCAGTAGGAGAAAACTGCAATCCATTTTTCCTCACTGTCAACCTTAACCCTAAGTAAAGCCGACAGCGTGAGGTTCGGTGCAACAACTGCCGATAAAACGGCGCACTTCACATTCCACGCTGGACAGT is a window from the Melitaea cinxia chromosome 3, ilMelCinx1.1, whole genome shotgun sequence genome containing:
- the LOC123669460 gene encoding nuclear fragile X mental retardation-interacting protein 1 isoform X1; this translates as MNTFTQNRYNMGHTQPIPWQRNFRPQGHNMNKNNYYGSPWSSQASLGSENYWCETCDKGFMTSDLLEKHKLQHQKCNIDGCQFVAHPKVITKHIQMQHATGLYKRIGKLDNPEEIKKWRDERKKRYPTKENIEKKQAEIKEKIKRGEKMGLKRDRRGLNNDKLGFQNKRQKTLNHYKHNKSFNNKKINSQLPINKRPVKNKTDQTVPPKEETRKLQPFRGIQDLVIDDSINSDTPEEFNVLIEEDEDDNDVKTEIKEVEIVSKPIVCGALTSLICNYESTDEEDMEENTKQATIKLSKKLDGVTAENRKINLDINNDVSIGIKCEKLSNKKAEVSKPENNSSCHNESDNESGPEEQSITKIEPITNDDLKSTKCLQSKNERLQRHDKLKSRHRVVKLKRKLPSTLLEKLLHKEIQHERNVILQCIRHVVKNNYFDKN
- the LOC123669460 gene encoding nuclear fragile X mental retardation-interacting protein 1 isoform X2: MGHTQPIPWQRNFRPQGHNMNKNNYYGSPWSSQASLGSENYWCETCDKGFMTSDLLEKHKLQHQKCNIDGCQFVAHPKVITKHIQMQHATGLYKRIGKLDNPEEIKKWRDERKKRYPTKENIEKKQAEIKEKIKRGEKMGLKRDRRGLNNDKLGFQNKRQKTLNHYKHNKSFNNKKINSQLPINKRPVKNKTDQTVPPKEETRKLQPFRGIQDLVIDDSINSDTPEEFNVLIEEDEDDNDVKTEIKEVEIVSKPIVCGALTSLICNYESTDEEDMEENTKQATIKLSKKLDGVTAENRKINLDINNDVSIGIKCEKLSNKKAEVSKPENNSSCHNESDNESGPEEQSITKIEPITNDDLKSTKCLQSKNERLQRHDKLKSRHRVVKLKRKLPSTLLEKLLHKEIQHERNVILQCIRHVVKNNYFDKN